The sequence GCGCCAACAGGCGCACGGTCCCATCCCCCCTTGCGGGTAAGTGCAATTTCCGCTAGGGGGCGGGGCCCCTTTCACGTCACCGAACCGAATCCGGGGGTTCTAAAAGCGAACCTCGGGGAATTTCCCTAAGTTGACAGTCTCCCCTGTTCCGGGGCCCCACGTGGCCTATCCGTTTGCTTCGCCCCGGGCCGCCACCTTCACCTTCGCGGGCCTTATGACCTTGCCGTGGAGCGTCCACCCCTTCTCGAACTCCTGGATGACGACGCCGGGCTCGAAGCTCATCGTCTCCTCGCGCATGACCGCCTCGTGTAGGTTCGGGTCGAACCTCGCCCCTTCGGCCTCGATGCGTTCCACTCCTTCCCGGGCGAGAAGGTTCCGGAATTGCTTCAGGATCAGTCCGATGCCTTCGTGCAGGCTGTCGTTTCCAGAACTGGCCTCGACTGCCCGCTCGAAATTCGCGAGTATGTCGACGACATCGAGGATGAGTTTCTCATTGGCGAAGCGTTGGTTCTCCGCCTTCTCCTTCGCCGATCGTTTCCGATAGTTCTCGAAATCGGCCTGGAGCCGCACGAGACTCGTTTGCAACTCCTCGACGCGCCTCGTCTCGTTTTCGAGGCGCTTTCGCAACGATTCCAACTCTTCCTTCCCGCGGCCCGCCTTCGCCTTCGAAGACGGCGATGTCTCCTTGCCCTGGGCCTTTCCATGGGCGGCCGTCTTCGCGTGTCCGGCCTCGACGGGCCTCGGCGCGGGTTCTTCCTTGCGGGTCACATCGCGGCTAGGGCGCGCCTTCGGGAAGAATCTTGCGCCCAATGTTAAGAAGCCCGAACCTCTTGCCTCGCCGTGGCTTCCCCCGAGAGGAACCTGTCAAGGCGGATACGCGCGGTGTTTCGCCGCCTGCACCGCCATTATGGCCCCCAGTCGTGGTGGCCGGCCCGAACGCCGTTCGAAGTGATGGCGGGCGCGATACTCACCCAGAACACCGCTTGGACCAACGTGGAGCGCTCCATTTCGAATCTTCGGGCAGAGCGCGCTCTCACCCCATCCGCCATCGCGAAGTCGGACGTGCGGCGGCTGAAGCACCTCATCCGACCAAGCGGCTTCTACAACCAGAAGGCGCCACGGCTCCAAGGGCTCGCGCGCTTCCTCATCGACGCCGGCGGCGTGCCTTCGCTGAAGAAACGCCCGACCGACGACCTCCGCGCCGATCTCCTTTCTCTCGACGGCGTCGGTCCTGAGACCGCAGATTCCATCCTCCTCTACGCTCTTCGAAAAGACACGTTCGTCGTCGACGCGTACACGCGTCGGATATTCGGGCGGTTGGGCCTCGAAATCGGCGACCATTATGAGGAAGTGAGGGGGAATTTCAAGGCGGCGGTCGGCGCCGACGTCCGCACATCCTCGGAATACCACGCTCTCCTGGTCGTCCATGCCAAACGCCATTGCCGGGCCAAGCCCCTATGCGACTCCTGCCCACTCGCGCGTTCCTGCGCGTACTACGCGACCCACCGCAACGCTATTCCCCGGGCTGCTCCTATTCGATGACAGGTGTTCGGCGAACTCTGCGTCCGTTGCAAGGGGACCCGCGGGCTCTGTGGGATCCATCCATGCCCACTCCTTGAAAAGGTCCGCGCCCAGATGCCGGCCCGCCCCTTCATCGGGAAGGAGTTGCGCGGGCCTTCCCCGCCAGCCGTCTTCGTGGGCCACGAGGGATACCCGAAGCTCAGTATCGGGCCCCTCATCTCCGCTCCCCTGGAGGGCGTCACGGTCGGCCTTGACGATCCTACGACGTGGTCGGGGCTTTCGATGGATTCAGTGATCGCGATGCGCTCGTCCCTTCTTCGAAGCAAACGCGCGTACCGCGTGACGGACGCCCGCGACCCAAAGGGAATGTTGGAGACGTCGCAGCTTCTCGCGATGTCCATAAGACCCGTCGAGACCGAGGTCGTGACACGGAAACATTACCACCTCGAACCCCAGGCGAGCGTCGACCCGTTCGCCGCCCCGATGGGACCGTCCGTACAGGCGGAGAGCGCAGTCCTCATCGACAAGCCCGTGATACCTCGCCGCGTCGATGCGCTCACGTCGGACGTCCATGCGAGCGCCCGGACGGCGATCGGCGAGCTTTACAGGAGCGGCGTCACGTCCTACCAGAACCAAAGGCTCCTCTCGATAGGGCTTCTCGGGGAGGAGAGGCGACGAAAACTCGTGCCCACGAGATGGTCTATCACCGCCGTCGACGACATGCTGGGGCTCGAGCTCATCGAGAAGGCGAAGGGATCCCAGGAAATCGGCCGGGTCGAGTACAGGACGGCGACCCTCTACGGCAACCACTTCCACGTGCTCCTCATCCCGCGGTCGTGGAGTTACGCGCTCCTTGAAGCATGGCACCAGGGTTCGCTTTGGGCGAGCGAGAACATCGTCACCGAGGACCATGAAGCCTACGATGGGCGCACGGGGTATGCGGAAAACACTGCCGGCGCTTACTATGCCGCGAGGCTCTCCGTCCTCGAACACCTCGTCGCGAGGCAAAGGCAGGCGACGGTTCTCATCTATCGGGAGATCACCGAGGAGTACTGGGCCCCGCTTGGCGTCTGGGTGATCCGCGAAGGCGTGCGAAACGCCATGACGACAAACCCGCTCTTCTTCGATTCAGCCGCGGCCGCGATGGCGCACGTGTCCACGACGGCACGGTTCAAGGACTGGCACCGGAGAAGCCCATTCGTCACCAACCTCCTGAGACAGAAACGGCTCGATGACTTCAATGCTTGACGGGGCGGTCCCCTAGAAGCGTGGCGGTTGTTGCGGTTCCGCGACGATCGTCGGTCGCGTCACCGGCGGCGGCCCCTGGCCAAAATAGTGTTTCACGTGCGGCCGCAGGAAATACCAGATGATGACGCCGTTCAGGATGAGCCCGAACACGCCGGCCCCGGCCGACGCGCGGATGGTCACCAGATTGTAAACGATACCGATCGCCTGGAAGGCGATGGTGACTATCCACGCCCACCCCCTGCCCTTCCAAAGCCCCCATCCAAGCCCCGCGTATGCAAGGCCCAAGAGCAACAAAACGACGCCAAGCGCCCCGCCGATCGCTTGGAACAATTGGGGGTCCGTGTCGGGCCCAAGGAAGCGTTCCGCGGCCGCGCCGAGGACGAGGAAGACGAGGCCTGCAAAGAGAAGAAGCCCACCCCCGATGCCGTCGAGAACCGCCAGGATAGTCACGCCCAGGGGACGCGTTTTCGTCTCGGGCAACCCACCGGGCCCGATCATCCAGGGCTCTGACTTCGGGATGTACGACGGTTGCTGGCCTCCATAAGGCGCTTGGCCTCCGACCGGTGGTTGAGGCACGTAAGTTGCGTTGCTCCCCGTCGCCGTCGGCCCGAGCGGCTTCAGTAGTTTTCCACATTGGACGCAGAAGACGTTGGCGGCCACGTTGGCGGTCCCGCATGACGCGCATCGCACCTCGGCCGCTGGCTTGCCGGGAACGGGAGGCGCACGGATTTGGTCAGTGAGCGACCTTCCGCACGCGACGCAGTAGTTGTTCGCGTCCTGGTTCGGGGTCGAACACGTCGGGCATCGCACGGTCATGGCAGGTCAAGGCCATGGCGTGGACAGGCATCAAGTTTGGCCACTCGGCGACGCGACGATGCCGGAAAAGATTCATGGGCGGTACGTCAGGTCCGGACGCGACATGCTGCAACCCAGTGTGGGACCGCGTGTAGGACGAAGGCGTCCACTCTCCGTGGTGGAACCGGCGCTCACCGAAGGAGACGCGTGGCCTCGGATAGGGGCACCTGCATCGCCGGGTCCACGGCCTGCCCGAAGAAGCGCTTCACGGGGGGTCGCAAGAGGTACCATATGGTCACCGCGTTGATCAAGAGAAAGGGGAACGTGAAACCGAAGGTGATGGTAATCGTAACGGCGTTGTAGAAGGCCCAAAGCGTTTGCAGGATCAAAGCCACGGTCCACGCCCATCCCCGCCCTGTGAAGGTCCCCCAAGCGAGGAGCATATACACGACTCCCAGGAAGAACAGCAACCCGCCAAGGGCGGCTCCATACGAGGGCACGAACACGGCTCCGGCTTCGGGCGCGAAGAACTGCTCGGCAGCGTTCCCGTACCCCATGAACATCGACCCGAACACGACGAAGAGCGCCCCGGTGATCAGCTCCACGCCGGCGAGCACCGCGACTCCTGGCGGGCGCCGCGGTTTTGCCGTCGAGCGCGGCTTGCCGATCATCCAAGGCTCGATTGGCGCCGTGAACCGGGTCTGTCGCCCACCGAGCGCATTTTCTGGGCCGCCAGAGACAGGTGGCCCGGCGTAGCCGGTTGCCGTGAGTGTCGAAGACCCTGCGAGCGGTCGGCCGCAAGCGGCGCAAAAGGCGGTGGCCGCGCCGCTCGTCAAACCGCAACCGGCGCATCGGACGCTCATGGTCGAGACGAGAGGATGTGGTGGGCGCCTTTCAACCTTGGCCCCGAGATCGCGTTACCGCGGCGTCAAGGCGTGGTGGGCGTTGCCATCGGCGCCGGCGCCTTGCCATAGAATGCCTTGATCGCCGGTTGCCAGAGGTACCAAAGGATGGCCGCGTCTATCACGATCCCGATGATGTTGAAGCCGACGACACTGATGACCAGACCCAAGGCCGTCAAGCCGAACGTGACGGTCCACGCCCACGGCTTGCCCGTCCAGAGGCCCCATGTCGCGACCGCGTAGAGGAGGCCCCATACGAGAAGGAAGCCGCCAAGAAGACCGCCCAATGCGCCGAGGATCCCGCCGCCGGTGCCGCCTGCGACACTCGCGAGGAGGGAACCCCCGATCACAAGTGCGAGTCCGCCAAGGATGAGAAACAGCGCGGATATCCCCGCGAGGATGCTCAAGATCGTAATGCCCGTAGGTCTTGCCATCGGTGTCGTCGCCAAGTATGAAACCCCAGGCCAAGACGGCCGCGCTCGGTATTTCTCCGTTCTGATTGGCGCAACGCCGCCGACTTCAGGCCTTCTGGGCCGTAAGGAGCGCTTCCCTCATCGCGGCGGCAGTCTGGAATCTGTCGCCGGCCGCCTTCGACAAAGCCGTCCTCACGACACCCTCGTATTGCCATGGTATCCCGTCGGCTGGCAGCCTCGGCAGGGCGTCTTGGATTGTCTGTCGCGCCTTGAAATCGGATTGCCCGTCGAGGGAGACGTAATGGTCGCCGGTGAGCATGCGATAAAGGATCGCGCCCATCGCGTAGATGTCCGTGCGCGTGTCCACCGGGTCGCCTCGCGCCTGCTCGGGGCTCATGTAAAGGACGGTGCCCGAAAGAGCCATCGTGCTCGCCGTAACCGTCGCGCTTCCCGCCTCAGGTTCGACCTGGGCGATTCCAAAGTCCGTGACCTTCGCTACACCGTTCGTCGTGAGGAGGACGTTCGCGGGCTTGAGGTCTCGATGCACGATCCCTGCCGCGTGAATCTGCTCAAGACCAGCGAGAACGTCGACACAAAGCCGCGATGCCTCTTCCGGCGTCAAGCGATTGCGCGCATCTAGCACGTCCTCAAGGCTCCCGCCTTGGACGTACTCCATGACGAGGACCGGCGGCTCTTCGTCCGTGATGACCTCGTAGACGCTCACGACGTTCGGGTGGTGGACGCGGGCGGCAAGGCGCGCCTCTTGGAGGAACCGCTTCTTGATCTTCTCGCCCCCGGCAAGCCACGATGTAAGGGGCTGCTTGAGGACGACCTTGCGGTCGAGGACCACGTCTTTGGCGAGCATCGCTTTGCCAAAACCCCCTGAGCCGAGTTCGCGTTCGATCTTGAAGCGGTCGCGATAGCTCTTCGTCTGGGCAACTGCCGGGGCAGCCACAGCGGCGTTCAAGGCGTACGGCGGCGCCGAATTCGTGGGGCGGGTCGTTGGGGGGTTCGCGGCCGATTCTGCCGCGGGAAGGGCGACGGTCACGTTCTTCGCCGTCGCAAAGAACGCTTTGACGTCCGGCCGCAGGAGATACCAGATGATCAAAGCGCCTGGCAAAGTCGAGACCACGATGTCTTCGAGACCAAGGTCGACAAGGCCGCCGACCGCGTAGAGACCTGCTACGAGGATCGCGATGCCTTGCGCCCATTGCCTTCCCTTCCACAGGCCGGCGGCTATGAAGTAGAAGGGAACGGCGAGGATCGCGAAAAGGACGGTAGCTGCGACACCGAGCCCGTTGGCGAAGGATCGGTAATCCGCTGGGAGGAGGCCTGAGATGAGGCCGAAGAATAGGAGGCTGCCGATGGCGAGGAGGGCGAAAACGGCGGCGGGGATGCCGTAAACCACCGCGAGGATGGTAACGCCCATCGGCCTCTCTTTCTGCGTCACATCCATCAAACAGCCGGTCCGTATTTCAAATCTAGCTGGGCTAGGGAATCCGTGGGTGGCCGGGACGTCGAAGGACCACGAACCATTATCGGGAAGCCCGCGGTTAGGACGCGGTGCGCTCGCGTATTTCGCTGCTCATCCCCGGCAGCCTCACGGAAGGCGTCGCTGACAAACGCGCGAAGACTTTGAAGATCGGCCAGATCGGTCGCGCGGCGGCGATATTCGGGGTCGAGGAGGTCGTGGTCTATGACGAGGCGTCGTTGAACGACGGCCGCTTCATCGAGAAGGTCCTAGCTTACCAAGCGACCGCGCCGTACTTGCGGAAGCGTCTTTTCGCGCTCTCCGAAGAATTGGAGTTCGCTGGCCTCTTGCCGCCGCTCAACACGCAAGCGCACCTCGCAGGACACCGAGCCACACCCGGGGAATATCGCGAGGCGGTAGGTGTGCGTGGCGGTGTCGAGGCTGGCCTCGAACGGGCCGCGAATCTTCGTGGCGCCGCGCCTTCAGGGCGGTTCTTTGTCAAGGTCGTGGAGGCGTCGTCCGTCGGCGTGATCGTCGAACAGGTTCCGTCAGGGGAATGGGCCGGCTTCACGACGAGGCGTGCAAAGGACTTGGGCGAGGCCTTGTCTGGTTTCAAGCTGAAGATCGGAACGTCAAGACTCGGGCTCGATGTACGCGAAGGGTTCAAGGATTTCCCGGCCGGGCGCACCGCCATCGCCTTCGGACCCCCTTCGAAAGGATTGGAGGAGATCTTGACCACAGAAAGGCGCGACCTCTCGACTTTCGACCTTTACCTGAACACAGTGCCTGGCCAGAGGACGCAGACGGTTCGGACAGAAGAAGCGGTGCTCGCGACCCTCTCTGTTCTCAACCTTCACGCGCCGCGAGGATGACCGGAATCGTCAATGGGCGCGATCGGTCAATCGCTTCACGCGATCGCGGATCACGTCCGACGCCCTTTGAGCGTCCCCACGGGACACGTCGTGGTGCGTCACGGCCCTGATGAAAGTAGGGGTCCTCGGCGAGACAAGGACGCCGTCCTTACGGGCTTCGTCGACGAGGGCCTGCGAGGTGATCCCGGCCCCGGCCACGTCGAAGATCACTATGTTCGTGCGCTGGGGGTAGGCAAGTCGAAGGCCGGGAACGGATTCGATGCCCCGCGCAAGGACCGCCGCGTTCGCATGGTCGTCCGCGAGCCGACCGACCATCGTTTCGAGCGCAACGATCCCGGCCGCCGCGATGACGCCGGCTTGGCGCATCCCGCCACCGAACATCTTCCGGGTCTTGCGGGCGCGGCCGATGAACTCGGTGGTTCCACAAAGGAGCGAACCTACGGGTGCGCAAAGCCCCTTGGAGACGCAGAACATCACGGAGTCCGCCGGTGCCGCGAGCGTCTTCGCCTCCGTCTTGAGAGCGATCGCGGCGTTGAACAGCCTCGCGCCGTCGAGATGCAGGGGAATCTTCTGTGAGTGCGCGATCTCTGCCACTTGCTTCGTGTAATCGACCGCGAGCGGCGCGCCGCCGTGCCGGTTGTGCGTGTTCTCCAGGCTCACGAGGGTAGTCGGCGGATGGTGCTGCTCGTCCGGCCGGATCGCGGCCCTCAACTCGTCGAGGTCGAGCATCCCGAGCGTTCCCTTTAGCGGGCGGGCCTGTACGCCTGAAAGCTGCGACATCCCGCCGGCCTCGTAGTAGTAGAGGTGTGACTCGGCCTCCACTATCGCCTCCCCGAGACGTCTTGTGTGCGTGAATACGGCGACCTGGTTACCCATGGTGCCCGACGGCACGAAAACGGCCGCCTCCTTTCCGACCTTCGTGGCCGCGAGTTCCTCCAGACGTCTCACGGTCGGGTCTTCGCCCATGACGTCGTCGCCCACCTCTGCCGCGGCCATCGCCTCGCGCATCGCCTGGGTCGGTTTGGTCACCGTGTCCGAACGAAGGTCCATGGGCGACATCCATCGTGGCAAGGGGGGTGCACCTTAATGAAAATTGGGCGTGGCCCGCGTCGCCCTCGTCTCGCGCGTCACTTTTTCGGGCGCGGAAGCTCTTCCTCGACGACGACGAGCCTCATGGTCCCGGAAACGGCGGTTTTCTCGACGTAAGGAAGAAGAGATAGTAGCGATGCGGCGAGGCTAGTGTCCCTCTGGGCCTGGGTCTTCGACGGCGGCACGTCGAGGAAACCCGTCGTCATGAGGCGCTGCCACTCGAGTTTCACGTCGTCGCGTCGAAGCGTCAAGCGGGCCGTACGCGATGCGGGCCATTGGAGCGTGACGGTGGGATACTCCACGATCAAGACCTTGTGCTTCGACCCGTCATGCATGTCCGTGATGGATCCCTCGATCTTGCAGCGACGCCGCATCGTTCCCCAGGCGGTCGCGAAATCGGCCCGATCAAGGTACCCTACTTTCTTCGGC is a genomic window of Euryarchaeota archaeon containing:
- a CDS encoding endonuclease, giving the protein MAGAILTQNTAWTNVERSISNLRAERALTPSAIAKSDVRRLKHLIRPSGFYNQKAPRLQGLARFLIDAGGVPSLKKRPTDDLRADLLSLDGVGPETADSILLYALRKDTFVVDAYTRRIFGRLGLEIGDHYEEVRGNFKAAVGADVRTSSEYHALLVVHAKRHCRAKPLCDSCPLARSCAYYATHRNAIPRAAPIR
- a CDS encoding zinc ribbon domain-containing protein, whose translation is MTVRCPTCSTPNQDANNYCVACGRSLTDQIRAPPVPGKPAAEVRCASCGTANVAANVFCVQCGKLLKPLGPTATGSNATYVPQPPVGGQAPYGGQQPSYIPKSEPWMIGPGGLPETKTRPLGVTILAVLDGIGGGLLLFAGLVFLVLGAAAERFLGPDTDPQLFQAIGGALGVVLLLLGLAYAGLGWGLWKGRGWAWIVTIAFQAIGIVYNLVTIRASAGAGVFGLILNGVIIWYFLRPHVKHYFGQGPPPVTRPTIVAEPQQPPRF
- the grpE gene encoding nucleotide exchange factor GrpE — encoded protein: MTRKEEPAPRPVEAGHAKTAAHGKAQGKETSPSSKAKAGRGKEELESLRKRLENETRRVEELQTSLVRLQADFENYRKRSAKEKAENQRFANEKLILDVVDILANFERAVEASSGNDSLHEGIGLILKQFRNLLAREGVERIEAEGARFDPNLHEAVMREETMSFEPGVVIQEFEKGWTLHGKVIRPAKVKVAARGEANG
- a CDS encoding protein kinase; this translates as MTQKERPMGVTILAVVYGIPAAVFALLAIGSLLFFGLISGLLPADYRSFANGLGVAATVLFAILAVPFYFIAAGLWKGRQWAQGIAILVAGLYAVGGLVDLGLEDIVVSTLPGALIIWYLLRPDVKAFFATAKNVTVALPAAESAANPPTTRPTNSAPPYALNAAVAAPAVAQTKSYRDRFKIERELGSGGFGKAMLAKDVVLDRKVVLKQPLTSWLAGGEKIKKRFLQEARLAARVHHPNVVSVYEVITDEEPPVLVMEYVQGGSLEDVLDARNRLTPEEASRLCVDVLAGLEQIHAAGIVHRDLKPANVLLTTNGVAKVTDFGIAQVEPEAGSATVTASTMALSGTVLYMSPEQARGDPVDTRTDIYAMGAILYRMLTGDHYVSLDGQSDFKARQTIQDALPRLPADGIPWQYEGVVRTALSKAAGDRFQTAAAMREALLTAQKA
- a CDS encoding methylase, with amino-acid sequence MRSRISLLIPGSLTEGVADKRAKTLKIGQIGRAAAIFGVEEVVVYDEASLNDGRFIEKVLAYQATAPYLRKRLFALSEELEFAGLLPPLNTQAHLAGHRATPGEYREAVGVRGGVEAGLERAANLRGAAPSGRFFVKVVEASSVGVIVEQVPSGEWAGFTTRRAKDLGEALSGFKLKIGTSRLGLDVREGFKDFPAGRTAIAFGPPSKGLEEILTTERRDLSTFDLYLNTVPGQRTQTVRTEEAVLATLSVLNLHAPRG
- the ltaE gene encoding low-specificity L-threonine aldolase; translation: MSPMDLRSDTVTKPTQAMREAMAAAEVGDDVMGEDPTVRRLEELAATKVGKEAAVFVPSGTMGNQVAVFTHTRRLGEAIVEAESHLYYYEAGGMSQLSGVQARPLKGTLGMLDLDELRAAIRPDEQHHPPTTLVSLENTHNRHGGAPLAVDYTKQVAEIAHSQKIPLHLDGARLFNAAIALKTEAKTLAAPADSVMFCVSKGLCAPVGSLLCGTTEFIGRARKTRKMFGGGMRQAGVIAAAGIVALETMVGRLADDHANAAVLARGIESVPGLRLAYPQRTNIVIFDVAGAGITSQALVDEARKDGVLVSPRTPTFIRAVTHHDVSRGDAQRASDVIRDRVKRLTDRAH